In one window of Opitutus sp. GAS368 DNA:
- the hypA gene encoding hydrogenase maturation nickel metallochaperone HypA yields the protein MHEVGIMESALAAISQQAGTHGATRVARIVLRIGALSGVDVEALRFAYDALTPGTIAADAVLEIQSVPARAHCGQCDTDFGATGGFILTCPRCRAFSSDIRAGRELDIARLEFPVLP from the coding sequence ATGCACGAGGTCGGTATCATGGAGTCGGCGCTGGCCGCCATCAGCCAACAGGCCGGAACCCACGGCGCCACGCGCGTGGCCCGGATCGTCCTGCGCATCGGCGCGCTGTCCGGCGTGGATGTCGAGGCCCTGCGCTTTGCCTATGACGCGCTGACCCCGGGCACCATCGCCGCCGACGCCGTCCTGGAGATCCAAAGCGTGCCCGCCCGCGCGCACTGCGGGCAGTGCGACACGGATTTCGGCGCCACCGGCGGCTTCATCCTCACCTGCCCCCGGTGTCGCGCCTTCTCGAGCGACATCCGCGCCGGCCGTGAGCTCGACATCGCCCGCCTCGAATTCCCCGTCCTACCATGA
- the hypD gene encoding hydrogenase formation protein HypD: protein MKYVDEYRDAALVHKLAAAIARATTRPWTIMEICGGQTHAIVKFGLDDLLPKNITLVHGPGCPVCVTSADLIDQAVELARRHRVILCSFGDMLRVPGNGLDLLTAKARGADVRIIYSPLDAVTLAKENPAKQVVFFAVGFETTAPANALAVLTAAREHVPNFSILTSHVLVPPAMRAILGSPDNRVQGFLAAGHVCTIMGTAEYGPIAREFGAPIIITGFEPVDILEGILLCVQQLESGRAAVENAYARAVRPEGNVHARRIVEQVFAICDRDWRGLGVIPQSGLAVRPAYATFDAARRFPLTTAATTGATECISGEIMRGIKKPHDCPAFGTRCTPECPLGAPMVSSEGACAAYHRYRSRQPQLVSVTEAI from the coding sequence ATGAAATACGTCGACGAATACCGCGACGCCGCCCTCGTCCACAAGCTCGCCGCCGCCATCGCGCGCGCGACGACCCGCCCCTGGACCATCATGGAGATCTGCGGCGGCCAGACGCACGCCATCGTCAAGTTCGGCCTCGACGACCTGCTCCCGAAAAACATCACGCTCGTCCACGGCCCCGGCTGCCCGGTCTGCGTGACGAGCGCCGACCTGATCGACCAGGCCGTCGAGCTCGCCCGGCGGCACCGGGTGATCCTCTGCTCGTTCGGCGACATGCTGCGCGTGCCCGGCAACGGCCTGGACCTGCTCACCGCCAAGGCGCGCGGCGCCGACGTACGCATCATCTACTCGCCCCTCGACGCCGTCACGCTCGCCAAGGAGAACCCGGCGAAGCAGGTGGTGTTCTTCGCCGTCGGCTTCGAGACGACCGCCCCGGCCAACGCCCTGGCGGTGCTCACCGCGGCCCGGGAGCACGTCCCCAATTTCTCCATCCTCACCTCGCACGTGCTCGTGCCGCCGGCGATGCGCGCGATCCTCGGGTCGCCCGACAACCGCGTGCAGGGCTTCCTCGCCGCCGGCCACGTCTGCACCATCATGGGCACGGCGGAATACGGCCCGATCGCCCGCGAGTTCGGCGCGCCGATCATCATCACCGGCTTCGAGCCGGTGGACATCCTCGAAGGCATCCTGCTCTGCGTGCAACAGCTCGAGAGCGGCCGCGCGGCAGTCGAGAACGCCTATGCCCGCGCCGTGCGCCCCGAGGGTAACGTCCACGCCCGTCGGATCGTCGAGCAGGTCTTCGCCATCTGCGACCGCGACTGGCGCGGCCTCGGCGTCATCCCGCAAAGCGGGCTGGCGGTGCGGCCGGCCTACGCGACGTTCGACGCCGCCCGGCGCTTCCCGCTCACCACCGCCGCGACGACCGGCGCCACGGAGTGCATCAGCGGCGAAATCATGCGCGGCATCAAGAAACCGCACGACTGCCCCGCGTTCGGCACGCGCTGCACACCCGAGTGCCCGCTCGGCGCCCCGATGGTCTCCAGCGAAGGCGCCTGCGCCGCCTACCACCGCTACCGCAGCCGCCAACCGCAACTCGTCTCGGTCACCGAGGCGATTTAG
- the hemN gene encoding oxygen-independent coproporphyrinogen III oxidase has protein sequence MILPADTQLPAGRALDLDLIRKYSIPGPRYTSYPPATKFTTALAPLRLEEAIAADNRPGAGPLSLYFHLPFCESRCWFCGCNTVITRRRGAAAEYLDDLAREIRLTAGQIDPARSVTQIHLGGGTPTFFPPDGLRRLGALIREHFNVAPDVEFSVEIDPRRLTAEHVAALHDIGARRASLGVQDTNPRVQLAIHRIQPQSQNEQAFAWLRAAGFESINVDLIYGLPLQTPESFARTVGDVLTLEPDRLSVFSYAHVPWIKPAQKIFDDRAQLPGPEDKLAMSAVAHEMLTGAGYIDIGLDHFARPDDELAIALREGTLHRNFQGYSTQGGTSLYAFGISAISSTPDSYRQNYKTLEEWRAALDAGQLPIERGLRLTAEDVRRRTIIMRLMCDRRLDYGALSVELGLDFPKVYAAEIASLAELEADGLVRRSATGLEVTRLGVPLLRVIAMRFDPTVTASALQHSRTI, from the coding sequence ATGATCCTCCCCGCAGACACCCAACTCCCGGCGGGCCGCGCGCTCGACCTTGATCTCATCCGGAAATACTCCATTCCCGGCCCGCGTTACACTTCCTATCCGCCGGCAACCAAGTTCACCACCGCGCTCGCCCCGCTCCGGCTGGAGGAGGCGATCGCCGCGGACAACCGGCCCGGCGCCGGCCCGCTGTCGCTTTATTTCCACCTGCCGTTCTGTGAGAGCCGCTGCTGGTTCTGCGGCTGCAACACCGTCATCACCCGGCGGCGCGGCGCGGCCGCCGAATACCTGGACGACCTCGCGCGCGAGATCCGGCTGACCGCGGGCCAGATCGACCCGGCGCGGTCCGTCACCCAGATCCATCTGGGCGGGGGCACCCCCACCTTTTTCCCGCCGGACGGGCTGCGCCGTCTCGGCGCGCTGATTCGCGAACACTTCAATGTCGCGCCGGACGTCGAGTTCAGCGTCGAGATCGATCCCCGCCGCCTGACCGCGGAACACGTCGCCGCGCTCCACGACATCGGCGCCCGCCGCGCCTCGCTGGGCGTGCAGGACACCAACCCGCGGGTGCAGCTGGCGATCCACCGCATCCAGCCGCAGAGCCAGAATGAGCAGGCCTTCGCCTGGCTGCGCGCGGCCGGTTTCGAGTCCATCAACGTCGACCTCATCTACGGCCTGCCGCTGCAGACGCCGGAGTCGTTCGCGCGGACCGTCGGCGATGTGCTGACGCTTGAGCCCGACCGCCTTTCCGTCTTCAGCTACGCCCACGTGCCGTGGATCAAGCCGGCACAGAAAATCTTCGACGACCGCGCGCAGCTGCCCGGACCCGAGGACAAGCTCGCGATGTCCGCCGTCGCGCACGAGATGCTGACGGGGGCCGGATACATCGACATCGGCCTGGACCATTTTGCCCGGCCGGACGACGAGCTGGCCATCGCGCTGCGCGAAGGCACGCTGCACCGCAATTTCCAGGGCTACAGCACCCAGGGCGGCACCTCGCTCTACGCCTTCGGTATCTCGGCCATCTCTTCGACCCCCGACAGCTACCGGCAGAATTACAAGACGCTGGAAGAGTGGCGCGCGGCCCTTGACGCGGGCCAGCTTCCCATCGAGCGCGGCCTGCGGCTCACCGCCGAGGACGTCCGGCGGCGCACGATCATCATGCGCCTCATGTGCGACCGGCGGCTGGATTACGGGGCGCTCTCCGTGGAACTCGGCCTCGATTTTCCAAAGGTTTATGCCGCGGAGATCGCCTCTCTGGCCGAGCTGGAGGCCGACGGCCTCGTGCGGCGGAGCGCCACCGGGCTGGAGGTCACGCGGCTCGGCGTGCCGCTGCTGCGCGTGATCGCGATGCGGTTCGACCCCACGGTCACCGCCTCGGCCCTGCAGCACTCCCGGACCATCTGA
- the hypF gene encoding carbamoyltransferase HypF yields MVAAPPITDVLLRVRGTVQGVGYRPFVHRTAADLGLRGWVINDAEGVLIRAAGDPARVDELAAALQHDAPPAATVDCVDRLEPRPDSAPAGAGFTIGASRSGGEIATAIPADLALCADCRRELLDPADRRHRYPFINCTQCGPRYSLIEGLPYDRPHTTMRAFPMCQACQREYDDPASRRFHAEPNACPKCGPHLTLCDAGGQVLAERDAALRSARTLLQGGLILAVKGLGGYHLMCDATNEGAVTALRQRKHRDQKPLAVMFRGLVELRAHAVVSPAAAALLTSIQAPIVLVPRRPDAELAAGVAPGNPWVGALLPSTPLHLLLLAAVDFPVVATSANLSEEPICTDKAEARRRLTGIADLFLEHDRPIAHPVDDSVVRLATGDEPILLRRARGYAPAPFPLPGRLPGPLLCVGGQMKNTVGVAAGDRLVLSPHLGDLDNLATQEVFVRTIATLAQLHGADFAAVAHDKHPAYASTRHAQQLGLPCVAVQHHLAHVLACLLEHHHPADGVLGIAWDGTGYGEDGTVWGGEFILLRQNHAERFARLRPFRLAGSEAAVRDARRVALGLAREAGGFPALAARFNYSDRDAAVLSAMLAQQLNSPLCSSAGRLFDGFGALLGLGEINRFEGQVPLAVEAAATPFAADSRLLPFPITRAVTPGARLEVDWRPAVSELLHLRGDAAADAAALHRGLVQAMVEVARQAGAGTVVLTGGCFQNALLHSLATAALTDAGFRVLVHRRLSPNDNSIAAGQALAVLWNLTSVTLPN; encoded by the coding sequence ATGGTCGCCGCCCCTCCCATCACCGATGTGCTCCTCCGCGTGCGCGGCACGGTGCAGGGCGTGGGCTACCGGCCCTTCGTGCACCGCACCGCCGCGGACCTCGGGCTGCGCGGCTGGGTGATCAACGATGCCGAGGGCGTGCTCATCCGCGCCGCCGGCGATCCCGCCCGCGTGGACGAGCTGGCCGCAGCCCTCCAACACGACGCGCCGCCGGCGGCGACCGTGGACTGTGTGGACCGGCTGGAACCGCGGCCGGATTCGGCGCCCGCGGGCGCCGGCTTCACCATCGGCGCGAGCCGGAGCGGTGGCGAGATCGCGACCGCCATCCCGGCCGACCTGGCCCTGTGCGCCGACTGCCGGCGCGAACTCCTCGATCCCGCCGACCGGCGCCACCGCTATCCGTTCATCAACTGCACGCAGTGCGGGCCGCGTTACTCGCTCATCGAAGGACTGCCCTACGACCGGCCGCACACCACGATGCGCGCCTTCCCGATGTGCCAGGCCTGCCAGCGCGAGTATGACGACCCAGCCAGCCGCCGCTTCCATGCCGAGCCCAACGCCTGCCCGAAGTGCGGCCCCCATCTCACCCTGTGCGACGCCGGCGGCCAGGTCCTCGCCGAGCGCGACGCGGCCCTCCGTTCGGCGCGCACGCTGCTGCAGGGGGGCCTCATCCTCGCGGTGAAGGGGCTCGGCGGCTACCACCTCATGTGCGACGCCACCAACGAGGGCGCCGTGACCGCGCTGCGCCAGCGCAAGCACCGCGACCAAAAGCCGCTGGCCGTCATGTTCCGCGGCCTGGTCGAGCTGCGCGCCCACGCGGTGGTTTCGCCCGCGGCCGCCGCGCTGCTCACCTCGATCCAGGCGCCCATCGTGCTCGTGCCGCGACGGCCCGACGCCGAGCTGGCCGCCGGCGTCGCGCCCGGCAACCCTTGGGTTGGCGCCCTGTTGCCGAGCACGCCGCTGCACCTGCTCCTGCTCGCCGCGGTGGATTTCCCGGTGGTCGCCACCAGTGCCAATCTGTCCGAGGAACCGATCTGCACCGACAAGGCCGAGGCCCGCCGCCGGCTCACGGGCATCGCCGACCTCTTCCTCGAGCATGACCGGCCGATCGCCCACCCCGTGGACGACTCGGTCGTGCGGCTCGCGACCGGCGACGAGCCCATCCTGCTGCGCCGCGCCCGCGGCTACGCGCCCGCCCCGTTTCCCCTGCCCGGCCGGCTGCCCGGCCCGCTGCTGTGCGTCGGCGGCCAGATGAAGAACACCGTCGGCGTGGCTGCGGGCGACCGCCTCGTGCTCAGCCCCCACCTTGGCGACCTCGACAACCTCGCCACCCAGGAGGTCTTTGTCCGCACCATTGCCACGCTGGCGCAGTTGCACGGCGCGGATTTCGCCGCCGTCGCACACGACAAGCATCCCGCCTATGCCTCGACCCGGCACGCGCAGCAGCTCGGCCTGCCGTGCGTCGCCGTGCAGCATCACCTCGCGCACGTGCTCGCCTGCCTGCTCGAGCACCACCACCCCGCCGACGGCGTGCTGGGCATCGCCTGGGACGGCACCGGCTACGGCGAGGATGGCACGGTCTGGGGCGGTGAATTTATTCTGCTCCGGCAGAACCACGCCGAGCGATTCGCGCGGCTGCGCCCCTTCCGCCTCGCCGGCAGCGAGGCGGCCGTGCGCGACGCCCGCCGCGTCGCACTGGGCCTCGCCCGGGAGGCGGGCGGCTTCCCCGCCCTGGCGGCGCGCTTCAACTATTCCGACCGCGACGCCGCGGTGCTCAGCGCCATGCTGGCACAGCAGCTGAATTCGCCGCTATGCTCGAGCGCCGGGCGGCTGTTCGACGGCTTCGGCGCGCTGCTCGGCCTCGGCGAAATCAATCGCTTCGAGGGCCAGGTGCCGCTCGCGGTCGAGGCGGCCGCCACACCCTTCGCCGCGGACTCCCGCCTGCTACCCTTCCCCATCACCCGCGCCGTCACGCCGGGCGCCCGGCTTGAGGTGGACTGGCGCCCTGCGGTCTCGGAGCTGTTGCACCTGCGCGGCGATGCCGCCGCGGACGCCGCCGCCCTGCATCGCGGCCTGGTCCAGGCGATGGTGGAGGTGGCCCGGCAGGCCGGCGCCGGCACCGTCGTGCTCACCGGCGGCTGCTTTCAAAACGCCTTGCTCCATTCGCTGGCGACCGCCGCCCTCACCGACGCGGGTTTCCGCGTCCTCGTGCACCGGCGGCTTTCCCCCAACGACAACTCCATCGCCGCCGGCCAGGCCCTCGCGGTGCTGTGGAATCTCACCTCCGTGACCTTACCGAACTAA
- a CDS encoding hydrogenase small subunit: MPTEIAPAIRVETTIYEQITARGVSRREFLQFCAWMGACIGVQASGVEKIVKALETRKRIPVIWLHFQECTCCSESFLRSSHPIVADILLDKISLDYTETLMAASGHQAEAALQDTIAKYKGEYLLCIEGSVPMGEDGVYCCIGGKTAKSIAEEVAEHAKAVIAWGNCACSGCVQAAKPNPTQAMPIKRIIAGKPIINVQGCPPIAEVMAGVLVHLLTFDTIPQLDNLGRPKAFYSRRVHDTCYRRPNYDAGLFVESFDDENARKGYCLYKVGCKGPTTYNSCGTIRWNGGVSFPIQSGHPCIGCSESNFWDNGPFYQRLPNFPGFGIEATADQLGAVAAGAAVVGAAAHAVMTNFRKRAEIGEQAGENAEQAEKTEQPPQP; this comes from the coding sequence ATGCCCACTGAAATCGCCCCGGCCATCCGAGTGGAGACCACGATCTACGAGCAAATCACCGCGCGCGGCGTGTCCCGCCGCGAGTTCCTGCAGTTCTGCGCCTGGATGGGTGCCTGTATCGGCGTCCAAGCCTCCGGCGTCGAGAAAATCGTCAAGGCGCTCGAGACGCGGAAACGGATCCCGGTCATCTGGCTCCATTTTCAGGAGTGCACCTGCTGCAGCGAATCTTTCCTGCGCAGCTCGCACCCGATCGTCGCGGACATCCTCCTCGACAAGATCTCGCTCGATTACACCGAGACGCTGATGGCCGCCTCCGGCCACCAAGCCGAGGCAGCGCTGCAGGACACCATCGCGAAATACAAGGGCGAGTATCTCCTCTGCATCGAGGGCTCCGTGCCGATGGGCGAGGACGGCGTCTATTGCTGCATCGGGGGCAAGACGGCGAAGAGCATTGCCGAGGAGGTCGCGGAGCACGCCAAGGCCGTCATCGCCTGGGGCAACTGCGCCTGCTCCGGCTGCGTGCAGGCCGCCAAGCCCAACCCGACCCAGGCCATGCCGATCAAGCGGATCATCGCCGGCAAGCCCATCATCAACGTCCAGGGCTGCCCGCCCATCGCCGAGGTCATGGCCGGCGTGCTCGTGCACCTGCTGACCTTCGACACCATCCCGCAGCTCGACAATCTCGGCCGCCCGAAGGCCTTCTATTCCCGCCGCGTCCACGACACCTGCTACCGCCGGCCCAACTATGACGCGGGCCTCTTCGTCGAGAGCTTCGACGACGAGAACGCGCGCAAGGGCTACTGCCTCTACAAGGTCGGTTGCAAGGGCCCGACCACCTACAACTCGTGCGGCACGATCCGCTGGAATGGCGGCGTCAGCTTTCCGATCCAGTCCGGCCACCCGTGCATCGGCTGTTCCGAGTCGAATTTCTGGGACAACGGGCCGTTCTATCAACGCCTGCCCAACTTCCCCGGCTTCGGCATCGAGGCGACCGCCGACCAGCTCGGCGCCGTGGCCGCCGGGGCCGCCGTGGTGGGTGCCGCCGCGCACGCCGTCATGACCAACTTCCGCAAGCGCGCCGAGATCGGCGAGCAAGCCGGCGAGAACGCCGAGCAGGCCGAGAAAACCGAACAGCCGCCCCAACCTTAA
- a CDS encoding dihydroorotate dehydrogenase-like protein, which yields MSLATRYLGLTLRSPFIVGASPLCDDADTARRLQDAGAGAVVLRSLFAEQLTTPAPSRDEEGEDTPSFPAYADYQLSPAQYLRHVAHLKQHLSIPVIASLNGHRPGAWTEIAPRIEQAGADAIELNFYQVITDPAVAADQVETEMLATVREVVSAVRIPVAVKLSPFHSSVAQLVIALELEGSAGTVLFNRFYQPDVDPVLLEVRPQLHLSDPAELLLRLRWLAILSPQVRGSLAAGGGVHSSGDAAKALLTGAHAVQLVSVLLRHGPGVLTTLCRGLSGWMREHGFAKIEEFRGRLNLARCHDPAAFERANYIHTLQSRRPEA from the coding sequence ATGAGCCTCGCGACCCGCTACCTCGGGCTGACCCTGCGCAGTCCCTTCATTGTCGGCGCCTCCCCGCTGTGTGACGACGCCGACACGGCGCGCCGCTTGCAGGATGCCGGCGCGGGCGCGGTTGTGCTGCGCTCGCTGTTCGCGGAACAACTCACGACGCCGGCCCCGTCCAGGGACGAGGAGGGGGAGGACACGCCGTCGTTTCCCGCCTATGCGGATTACCAGCTCTCTCCCGCCCAGTATCTCCGGCACGTGGCGCATTTGAAGCAGCACCTGTCGATCCCGGTCATCGCCTCGCTCAACGGGCACCGCCCGGGGGCTTGGACGGAAATCGCGCCCCGCATCGAGCAGGCCGGGGCCGACGCGATCGAGCTGAATTTCTACCAGGTGATCACCGACCCCGCCGTGGCGGCGGATCAGGTGGAGACGGAGATGCTGGCCACGGTCCGCGAGGTGGTCTCCGCGGTGCGCATTCCGGTGGCGGTGAAACTCTCGCCCTTTCACTCCTCCGTGGCGCAGCTGGTCATCGCCCTCGAGCTGGAGGGTTCGGCCGGGACGGTGCTCTTCAACCGTTTCTACCAGCCGGATGTTGATCCCGTCCTGCTGGAGGTGCGGCCGCAGCTGCACCTGTCCGACCCGGCCGAGCTCCTGCTGCGCCTGCGCTGGCTGGCGATCCTTTCCCCGCAGGTGCGCGGCTCGCTGGCCGCGGGCGGCGGGGTCCATTCGTCGGGCGATGCGGCCAAGGCGTTGCTCACGGGAGCCCACGCGGTGCAACTGGTCTCCGTGTTGCTCCGGCACGGCCCGGGCGTGCTGACCACCCTTTGCCGCGGCCTCTCCGGCTGGATGCGGGAGCACGGCTTCGCGAAGATCGAGGAGTTTCGCGGCCGGCTGAACCTGGCGCGCTGCCACGATCCGGCGGCCTTCGAGCGGGCCAACTACATCCACACCCTCCAGAGCCGGCGGCCCGAGGCCTGA
- the hypB gene encoding hydrogenase nickel incorporation protein HypB has product MNTPAPTLAEPSPGFRINALTGAATGSSRALSGPLAAEIAAALAASENGEVAVRSVDVNLPLLEKNDILAERNRGYFLGRGLAALNLVSSPGAGKTTLLERTLDEFGRSTRCAVLVGDLETDNDGRRLSRPHAPVAQITTGTVCHLDAGMIARAAQSLDLAGVKVLFIENVGNLVCPASFDLGEQARVVLLSTTEGEDKPLKYPPIFKSADLVLLTKVDVADVLGFKRDVAVENIRRIAPQAKIIQLSSRTGEGLAEWYDYLRALAARI; this is encoded by the coding sequence ATGAACACCCCCGCTCCCACCCTCGCGGAACCTTCCCCGGGCTTCCGCATCAACGCCCTCACCGGCGCCGCCACCGGGTCCTCCCGCGCGCTCTCCGGTCCGCTGGCCGCCGAGATCGCCGCCGCGCTCGCGGCCAGCGAAAACGGCGAGGTCGCCGTCCGCTCGGTTGACGTCAACCTCCCGCTGCTCGAAAAGAACGACATCCTCGCCGAGCGCAACCGCGGCTATTTCCTCGGCCGCGGCCTGGCCGCGCTCAACCTCGTCTCCTCCCCGGGCGCCGGCAAGACCACGCTGCTCGAGCGCACGCTCGACGAGTTCGGCCGCTCGACCCGCTGCGCCGTGCTGGTCGGCGACCTCGAGACCGACAACGACGGCCGCCGCCTGAGCCGGCCGCACGCCCCGGTCGCCCAGATCACCACCGGTACGGTCTGCCATCTAGACGCCGGCATGATCGCCCGCGCGGCCCAGTCCCTCGACCTCGCCGGCGTGAAGGTCCTCTTCATCGAGAACGTCGGCAACCTCGTCTGCCCCGCTTCCTTCGACCTCGGCGAGCAGGCGCGCGTCGTGCTGCTCTCCACCACCGAGGGCGAGGACAAGCCCCTGAAATATCCGCCCATCTTCAAGTCCGCCGACCTCGTGCTCCTCACCAAGGTCGATGTTGCGGACGTGCTCGGCTTCAAGCGCGATGTCGCCGTCGAGAACATCCGCCGCATCGCCCCGCAGGCGAAGATCATCCAGCTCTCCAGCCGCACCGGCGAGGGCCTGGCCGAGTGGTATGACTACCTGCGCGCCCTCGCGGCCCGAATCTGA
- the hypE gene encoding hydrogenase expression/formation protein HypE, whose product MSLSPPPAPTGFSCPVPLSHRTEITVGHGGGGRLTQELVDRVFRPAFANPALEAQHDGALLRLPDGSRLAFTTDAHVVSPLFFPGGNIGTLAVNGTVNDLAMCGARPLWLSAGFILEEGFPIVTLQQVVAAMREAAAAAGVSIVTGDTKVVERGKGDGLYVTTSGVGVIETRLTVAPASIRPGDAVILSGDIGRHGMAIMATRAGLEFESAIESDCAPLAAPVQALLDAGLEIHCLRDLTRGGLATSLVELAESAKVAIAIDAAQVPVSGLVQGACEILGLDPLYVANEGRFVCLLPAAQAGRALEILQRTAPGGTPVIIGTVQTGPAGQVTQRSIIGSERIVDRLSGEQLPRIC is encoded by the coding sequence ATGTCCCTGTCACCTCCGCCCGCCCCGACCGGTTTCTCGTGTCCCGTGCCCCTGTCGCACCGGACCGAGATCACCGTCGGCCACGGCGGTGGCGGCCGGCTGACGCAGGAGCTGGTCGACCGGGTGTTCCGGCCCGCGTTCGCCAACCCGGCCCTTGAGGCGCAGCACGACGGGGCGCTGCTGCGCCTGCCCGACGGGAGCCGCCTGGCGTTCACAACGGACGCCCATGTGGTCAGCCCGCTCTTTTTCCCCGGCGGCAACATCGGTACCCTCGCCGTCAATGGCACGGTCAACGACCTGGCGATGTGCGGCGCCCGGCCGCTCTGGCTCAGCGCCGGGTTCATCCTCGAGGAGGGGTTCCCGATCGTGACGCTGCAGCAGGTCGTCGCCGCCATGCGGGAGGCCGCGGCGGCGGCCGGGGTAAGCATCGTCACGGGCGACACCAAGGTGGTGGAGCGCGGGAAGGGCGACGGGCTTTACGTCACGACCTCCGGGGTCGGGGTGATCGAAACGCGGCTGACCGTGGCGCCGGCGAGCATCCGACCGGGCGACGCGGTCATCCTGAGCGGGGACATCGGCCGCCACGGCATGGCGATCATGGCGACGCGTGCTGGGCTGGAATTTGAAAGTGCGATCGAGAGCGACTGCGCGCCGCTGGCGGCGCCGGTGCAGGCGCTGCTCGACGCCGGCCTGGAGATCCACTGCCTGCGCGACCTCACGCGCGGCGGACTGGCGACCTCGCTCGTCGAGCTGGCCGAGTCGGCGAAAGTTGCCATCGCGATCGATGCCGCCCAGGTGCCGGTGTCGGGGCTCGTGCAGGGGGCCTGTGAGATTCTTGGGCTCGATCCGCTCTACGTGGCGAACGAGGGCCGGTTTGTCTGCCTGCTGCCCGCGGCGCAGGCGGGCCGGGCGCTGGAGATTTTGCAGAGGACGGCACCGGGCGGCACGCCGGTCATCATCGGGACGGTGCAGACCGGCCCCGCCGGGCAGGTAACGCAGCGGAGCATCATCGGCTCCGAGCGGATCGTGGACCGCCTCAGCGGCGAGCAATTGCCGCGGATCTGCTAA
- a CDS encoding HypC/HybG/HupF family hydrogenase formation chaperone has product MCLAVPGKVLEIVGDDPLLRAAKVSFAGVVKLISLTCTPEARVGDYVLVHVGVAISTVDPQEAAETFRYLQQMGELDGLEIPPGATVTQEAAP; this is encoded by the coding sequence ATGTGCCTCGCCGTCCCCGGTAAAGTCCTCGAAATCGTCGGGGACGATCCCCTGCTCCGCGCCGCGAAGGTCAGCTTCGCCGGCGTCGTCAAACTCATCAGCCTCACCTGCACGCCCGAGGCCAGGGTCGGCGACTACGTGCTCGTCCACGTCGGCGTCGCCATCAGCACCGTCGATCCCCAGGAGGCCGCGGAGACCTTCCGCTACCTCCAGCAGATGGGCGAGCTCGACGGCCTGGAAATACCGCCCGGTGCCACCGTCACCCAGGAGGCCGCCCCATGA